The DNA region CAGTCATCGCCACCTCCGGGGAACGGCCGGGCACCGTCACGGAGCGTCTGCCGGACGGCCGAGCGGGCGCGGTGCAGCCTCGACTTCATCGCCGGTCCGCTCAGGCCCAGCGCATCGGCGACCATCCGCCCGCTGAGGCCCTGCACGTCCCGCATGACCAGGACCCGGCGCTGGTCGGGCGGGAGCGCCGCGATGGCCGCCGCCACCCGGCCCGCCTCCAGACGGTCCAGCACCTCGTCCTCCGCCGAAGGGGCGACGTCCTCCTCGGCCTGCGGCCGGTCGCGCAGCAGCGTGCGCGCCCGGCGCAGGCACTCGTTGCGGACGATCCGGAACGTCCACGACGCGAGCGCTCCGGACGCCCGCAGCATCCCGATCTTCCGGTACAGGATGATCAGCGCCTCCTGCGCGGCGTCCTCGGCGTCCTGGGGAGAACTGCAGAGCGACCGTGCGAACCGCTGCACGTGCGGGTGCGCACCCGACACCAGCGCGGCCAGCGAATCGACGTCGCCCCGCTGCGCCGCTCTCACCAACTGCTCCCCCGGCCAGGCGACGGACTCAGCCACGACCCCTCCCACGCTTCCGGAGCACGACCACGCTGCACGTGCACAACAGCACCACGACGACGGCGACGGCGATTCCGACGACCACGACGACCTCCCGAGTCACGCCCCGGCGTCCTTCCACCGGAGACATCCATAGGAGACCCGCACCCGGCCGAAGGATTCGGCCCGGACCACGGATTCTTCCGCCCGTCCCCGGCCACCCCACACCCCGCCCCACACCCCACCCGCCCCCCGCCCCATGCAGCCGGTCGCCCCGGCCCACCGCGGAGTGCCCGCCGCGCTACCGTTCTGTCCCCGGCCCACCGTGACGGCGGGCCGGGACAACTGCGCGGGACAGGGGAGTCCGGGGTGGGACGTCGGGGTTGGTGGACGGTGGCGGGGGCCGGCGGAAGCGCGGGACTCGTACTGGTGCTGGTGGCGGTACTGGTGGATCTGGACACGGCGGACCGGGTGGCGAGCGTCACCGGGGCCGTGGTCGGACTCGCCGGCCTGGTGGTCGCGCTGATCGCGCTGCACGCCCCCGGGACGACGGCGCCGGACTCACGCCGGGTCAGGGCCCGCGGCGGCGGCATCGCGGCGGGCGGTGACATCACCGCCCCGGGCGCGCCGCCGAGGACCGGAGCGGCGGCCGGTCCGACGACCGGCAGCGGGCAGCGCGACGTGTCCGCCACCGGCCGGGGCTCGGTGGCCGCCGGCGGGGACATCAACGGCGTCGACCCCGGCCAGGGGCACCGGCCGTGACGCCCTGGCCGTGGAAGCGCAAGCCGGCCGCACCCGCCGCCGACCCCCTCCCCGGACGGCGCACCGCCGCCGGGGCCGCCGAACCGGCACGGGTGCGGGTCGACGCGCGGGGACGGGACACCGTCGCCGCCGGCCGCGACGTCGCCCACTCCGCGCTCGGGGCGGACAGCCGGGCCGTCCACAACGACCTCAGCGGCAGCACCGTCCAGGGGCCCGTCATCATGGACGCGGAGGCCGTGCACATCCACCACCACGCCCCCGCCGCCGACCAGCCGCCGACGGACACCGAGGCCGCGGTGGCGGCGTACCTCGGCCGGGTGCGCGAGGTGTACCGGCGGCTGAACCTCGACGTCCTCGGCCCCACCGGCCAGGCCGGCGAACAGCCGCTGATCGAGCTGCGGCACGTCTTCATGCCGCAGCCCGCCCGTGCCTACGAGGCCCGGGTGCCGGGCGAACTGCGGCGGCTGCTGATCACCGGCGGCGAACCGGTGGACGACCTGCTGCCGCCGGAGGCCGCCGCGCACGCCCTGCACGAGCTGCGGGAGTCCCAACGGACGGAGCCCGCCCGGCCGGTGCTCCAGGTGATCGCCGGCGAGACCGGGCGGCGGCTCGTCGTCCTGGGCGATCCGGGGGCGGGCAAGTCCACGCTCGCCAAGTTCCTGGCCCTGGCGCTGGCCGGGGCACTGGAGGAGGCGCCCGCCGAACTCGCCGCCCTGGCAGGGCTGGTGCCGGTGGTCATCGAGCTGCGGCAGTACGCCCAGGCGACCTGGCGGGAGCGGACGATCGAGGACTTCCTCGACCACGTCCACCGGCAGGAGCGGATGTGCCTACCGCGCGAGGTCCTGGAGGAACTCCTCGCCGCCGACCGGGCGATGGTGGTGTTCGACGGCCTGGACGAGATCTTCGACCCGGAGGTCCGCGCCGAGACGTCCCGCCGCATCACCGCCTTCGCCGCCGCGTACCCGGGCGTGCGCACCGTCGTCACCTCACGCGAATACGGCTACCGGTCGGGCGAGTTCACCGGGGCGGGCTTCGCCCAGGTGATGCTCCAGGACCTGGAGCACGAGCAGGTCGCCGAGTTCGTCCGCCGCTGGTACGCCGCCGCGCACCCCGGGGACCGGCACCTGGCCGAGCGGCTCACCCAGCGCCTGCTGAGCGCGGTCCGCGACGTCCGCGCGGTCACCGAACTGGCCGGCAACCCGCTCCTGCTGACCATCCTCGCCGCCATCGGCCTCGGCCGGACCATCCCCCGCGAACGCCGCGAGGTGTACGCCCACGCGGTGGAGGTGCTGATCGAGCGGTGGGACAAGGACGCCAAGTTCCTCACCGCCCCCGCACCCGCCAACGCCGAGGCGGCCCAGGCCCTGGAGTGGCTGAACACCAACCGCCGCATCAAGCTGCTGGAACGCATCGCCCGCCACATGCAGGACGGTGCCGGGCGCCCGGCGGGCACCTTCATCCAGCGGGACGAGCTGACCGGCATCATCAGCGGCTACCTCACCGACCACAACATCACCCGCCCGGCCGCCGACATCGCCGCCGAGCACGTCGTCGACCACCTCAGCACCCGCAACTTCCTGCTCGCCCACTACGGCGGCGGCATCCACGGCTTCGTCCACCGGGCCTTCCTGGAGTACCTCGCCGCCACCGACATCCTGCGCCGCCGGGAGGAGGAGGAATGGGACCGGGAGGAGCTCGTCGACCTCCTCGACGGCCGGGCCGACGACCCCGCCTGGCACGAGGTGCTGCTGCTGACGGCCGGGAAGCTCAAGCAGCGGGACGTCGCGGCGTTCCTCGACCGGCTGCTGCGCCGGCACCGGCAGGACGAGTGGACCGAGAAGGCGCCGGTCCTGGCCCTCGCCATCCGCGTCCTCGCCGAGGTCGAGGAGATCGGCGCCGCGCCCACCGGCGGCCCGACCGGCAAGGGGCTGTCGGTCGCCTCCCAGAGCGACGCCGTCGTCGACGCCCTCTGCGACGCCCTGAGCGTGCACCCGTTCCTGGACGTCTCCGAGGCGCTGCCCGCCCTGGCCACCTTCGACCACTTCTGGGACGGCAGGGAGCGGTACCTCCGCTGGTACCACACCGAACAGCGCCAGTACTCGCTCTACATCGGGTCCACCCTCGCGGCAGTCGCCGCGGCACTGAGCCGCGACGCGGCCGAGGCACTCCGCAGGACCCGCGGCCACTGGGACCCCGACCTCCGCTGCGCGGCCCTGCGGCTGCTGGCGGAGCGGTGGCGCGACCACCCAGACACCCACCCCGCCGTCCTCGACGCCGCCACCGACACCTCCGGCAGGGTCTCCGACATCGGTCTGCAGATGCTGGCCGAGCACTGGCGCGACCACCCCGACACCCACCCGACCGTCCTCGGCGCCGCCTCCGACGCCACCGGCGGCGGATCCACCCGCAGCCGGACGGCCCTGCAGATGCTGGCCGAGCACTGGCGCGACCACCCCGACACCCACCCCGCCGTCCTCAGGGCCACCACCGCCGCCACCGGCGTCGTGCGCGGTTTCGCCCTGCGCATGCTGGCCCACCACTGGCGCGACCACCCGGACACCCTTCCCGCCGTCCTCGCCGCCACCACCACCGAGTGGTACATCCGCCACGAGGTGCTGAAGCTGCTGGCCCGGTACTGGCGTGACCTCCCCGCGACCCACCCCGCCGTCCTCGACGCCAGCACCCACCTCCACGGGGAGGTCAGCGGCACGGCACTACAGCTCCTGGCCCGGTACTGGCCCTACCACCCCGACAGCCTCCCCGCCGTCCTGCGGGCCGTCGACGATCCCCGGGCCGACCGGCTCGTCCGCCGCGAGGCCCTGCGGTCACTGGCCCGGCACTGGCCCGACCACCCCGGGACGCACGCCGCGATCCGGAAGGGCGCCCTCGACACCGACCGGTTCACCCGCCACGCGGCGCTCAGCCTCATGGCCCAGTACTGGCCCGACCACGCCGAGACCCGTCCCGCGCTCCACCGCGCCGCCACCGACGCCGGCGGCCAGGAGCGCAGCACCGCGCTGATCCTGCTGACCAGGTACTGGCCCGACCACCCCACCGTCCGGACCGCCTTGACCGGTTCCGACCCCGAGCTCCGCGTCACCGCCCTGATTCTCCTCGACCGGGTCTGGCCCGACCATCCGGACACCCTTCCCGCGATCCTCCGCGCCGCCTCGGACTCCCACGGCGAGGTCCGGCGCGAGGCGCTCCGGCTGACGGTCCGCCACGGCGACGACTCCACGCTGCCGACCGTCCGGGACGCCGTCCTCACCGATCCCTCCGCCGCCGTCCGCATGGAGGCGATCCGGCTGCTGACCCTCCTGTGGCCACGGGAGCCGGACGTACCCGGGCTGGTCAGGCGGTCGCTGGCGGACCCGAACGAGGAGGTGCGCCGCACGGCCGAGCAGGCCCTCGCGCTCCTTGAGCAGTAGCCCCCGGCCGTAGCCCCGCGCACTCGGCGGCCGCACGCCGCCGCACGCTCCCGCACGCCGGCGCCCGGACGGACCGCCGCAGCCCACCGGGCGCGCGAACGCCGCGGAGGGGCCCTCCACCGGCCCGGCCGTCAGGCGGAGTGGGCGGCCAGGGGGCGGAGGCGGCGGGCGGCGGGGAGGGGGAGGTCGGGGGCGTAGGTGAACCAGACGACCTTGCCGGTACCGGCGGGTTCCCAGCCCCAGGCGGCGGCCAGGGCCTCGACCAGCAGGAGGCCGCGGCCGTCGGTGGCGTCCGGATCGGGGTCGACGGCCGGAGCGGCCCGCCGGAGGGTCGGGCAGGTGTCGGCGACCTCGATGCGCAGGAGGGAGGACGCCCAGCGGACGGTGACCGTGCAGTGGCCGCCGGTGTGTTCGACGGCGTTGGCGATCAGCTCGCCCGCACACAGCTCGACGTCGGCGAGGGCGTCGTCCGACAGGGGCAGCGCCCAGGCGCGGGCGGTGTCGGCCACGTGGCGGCGCGCCTCCGGGACGGCGGCCGGGTCCGCCGGGACGTCCCTCACGCAGGGCGTACCGCTTGTGATCACTGTTGCTCTCCGTCCCTGCGAAGTACCTTGCGATTCCGACCGCTCAGCCACCCGTGAGGCTGACATCCATTCAACGCGGGTACACAGGACGGAAGAACCGGCGATGCTGGTCGGAGCGTTGAACCGGTTGAACGAAGGACGGGGATCGCGATGGCGAGACGACCGCGCACACCCAACACCGGACTGGCCGCACTCCTCCTCCAGGCCCGCTGGGGCAACGACCAGCTCGCCCGGGCGGTGAACCGGGTCGGCGACGAACAGGGCCTGGGCCTCACGTACGACAAGTCGTCCGTCTCGCACTGGCTCTCCGGCGCCCGCCCGCGTGCGGAGGTGCGCGAGGTGGTCCGG from Kitasatospora sp. NBC_00458 includes:
- a CDS encoding RNA polymerase sigma factor, which codes for MAESVAWPGEQLVRAAQRGDVDSLAALVSGAHPHVQRFARSLCSSPQDAEDAAQEALIILYRKIGMLRASGALASWTFRIVRNECLRRARTLLRDRPQAEEDVAPSAEDEVLDRLEAGRVAAAIAALPPDQRRVLVMRDVQGLSGRMVADALGLSGPAMKSRLHRARSAVRQTLRDGARPFPGGGDD
- a CDS encoding HEAT repeat domain-containing protein, which produces MTPWPWKRKPAAPAADPLPGRRTAAGAAEPARVRVDARGRDTVAAGRDVAHSALGADSRAVHNDLSGSTVQGPVIMDAEAVHIHHHAPAADQPPTDTEAAVAAYLGRVREVYRRLNLDVLGPTGQAGEQPLIELRHVFMPQPARAYEARVPGELRRLLITGGEPVDDLLPPEAAAHALHELRESQRTEPARPVLQVIAGETGRRLVVLGDPGAGKSTLAKFLALALAGALEEAPAELAALAGLVPVVIELRQYAQATWRERTIEDFLDHVHRQERMCLPREVLEELLAADRAMVVFDGLDEIFDPEVRAETSRRITAFAAAYPGVRTVVTSREYGYRSGEFTGAGFAQVMLQDLEHEQVAEFVRRWYAAAHPGDRHLAERLTQRLLSAVRDVRAVTELAGNPLLLTILAAIGLGRTIPRERREVYAHAVEVLIERWDKDAKFLTAPAPANAEAAQALEWLNTNRRIKLLERIARHMQDGAGRPAGTFIQRDELTGIISGYLTDHNITRPAADIAAEHVVDHLSTRNFLLAHYGGGIHGFVHRAFLEYLAATDILRRREEEEWDREELVDLLDGRADDPAWHEVLLLTAGKLKQRDVAAFLDRLLRRHRQDEWTEKAPVLALAIRVLAEVEEIGAAPTGGPTGKGLSVASQSDAVVDALCDALSVHPFLDVSEALPALATFDHFWDGRERYLRWYHTEQRQYSLYIGSTLAAVAAALSRDAAEALRRTRGHWDPDLRCAALRLLAERWRDHPDTHPAVLDAATDTSGRVSDIGLQMLAEHWRDHPDTHPTVLGAASDATGGGSTRSRTALQMLAEHWRDHPDTHPAVLRATTAATGVVRGFALRMLAHHWRDHPDTLPAVLAATTTEWYIRHEVLKLLARYWRDLPATHPAVLDASTHLHGEVSGTALQLLARYWPYHPDSLPAVLRAVDDPRADRLVRREALRSLARHWPDHPGTHAAIRKGALDTDRFTRHAALSLMAQYWPDHAETRPALHRAATDAGGQERSTALILLTRYWPDHPTVRTALTGSDPELRVTALILLDRVWPDHPDTLPAILRAASDSHGEVRREALRLTVRHGDDSTLPTVRDAVLTDPSAAVRMEAIRLLTLLWPREPDVPGLVRRSLADPNEEVRRTAEQALALLEQ
- a CDS encoding ATP-binding protein; this translates as MRDVPADPAAVPEARRHVADTARAWALPLSDDALADVELCAGELIANAVEHTGGHCTVTVRWASSLLRIEVADTCPTLRRAAPAVDPDPDATDGRGLLLVEALAAAWGWEPAGTGKVVWFTYAPDLPLPAARRLRPLAAHSA